A genomic window from Populus nigra chromosome 7, ddPopNigr1.1, whole genome shotgun sequence includes:
- the LOC133699500 gene encoding uncharacterized protein LOC133699500 isoform X2: MANSTDAKDAAMANVRPGHKREFEFAFRARSEIRGYLGRTRSSRVFSSPGNNGSNSYNGKKLKGYGIKKVCQLEKAEKVDVVDLEEAKVESVTPLLSKNGDAGIVEVKEIEEAKEKVVECEERNKGSLLILDKDLKEEGDLCEERNNESVTVLMDGEIEENEVLGSKSGVEVKEGYKDHPCEEGISGLVLMDEDSNAIVNRAFERKNDCELKKDDAREEGKSGLSSVLVKNVEGGDVNISLHPVVVDGDIKCKVEAEKPFRRFTRSALKPKIETLDISSSDGVKVDDRGSSSAAAAAAAATTPTKMFSIDGSKKFPTKLKDLLDSGILEGQKVKYLRGAKVVTPAIFVLHAGSSNKRPPEYICLENGKTLCDVMNACKNSSLDTLDEAIRLSTGFSPSKKSNFCLNCRGSITGAGSRKSKVLCSQCFGLKDFQASSAPKTAKKERTAKPHSVPESSSNLLKSSLSGTKSQGRVTKKDIRTHKLVFEEEVLPDGTEVGYYCQGKKLLAGYKKGFGIFCSCCNSEVSPSQFEAHAGWASRRKPYLNIYTSNGVSLHELAISLSKGRRHSIKENDDLCQICRDGGKLLCCDVCPRAFHQECLSLPSIPRGKWYCKYCLNTFEKEKFVERNANAIAAGRVAGVDPIEQITRRCIRIVKTFEAEVGGCVFCRGHDFERTFGPRTVIICDQCEKEFHVGCLKEHKMQDLKELPKGKWFCCTGCERIHSALQKLVIRGEEKLPDSSLNFIKKHEESASESGCSDDVRWRLLSKKTDSSDVTEALLSDAVAIFHECFDPITVDKSKRKRDDHDFIPSMVKGGNMKGQDLGGMYCAVLLVNHVVVSVAVVRIFGQELAELPIVATSGRWQGQGYFQTLFTCIEKLLGFLNVKNLVLPAAEEVGSIWKNKFGFGAITQDELMEYRRRYQIMVFQGAIMLQKPVPKCRIVGKSEGG, from the exons ATGGCAAACAGTACGGACGCCAAGGATGCGGCTATGGCAAATGTCCGGCCAGGTCACAAACGAGAGTTTGAGTTTGCTTTCAGAGCCCGCTCTGAGATCCGTGGGTATCTGGGCCGGACACGGTCATCTCGGGTCTTCTCGTCTCCAGGTAACAATGGAAGTAACAGTTATAATGGAAAGAAGTTGAAGGGgtatggaattaaaaaggtttgTCAGTTAGAGAAAGCTGAAAAGGTTGATGTTGTTGATTTGGAGGAGGCAAAGGTTGAGTCTGTGACTCCTTTGTTGAGCAAGAATGGCGATGCGGGGATTGTGGAAGTGAAGGAAATTGAAGAAGCGAAGGAAAAAGTGGTTGAATGTGAAGAAAGGAATAAAGGGTCGCTGCTGATTCTGGACAAGGATTTGAAAGAGGAGGGTGATTTGTGTGAGGAAAGGAATAACGAGTCAGTGACAGTTTTGATGGATGGAGAGATTGAAGAAAATGAGGTTTTAGGAAGCAAGAGTGGTGTTGAAGTAAAGGAGGGTTACAAGGATCATCCATGTGAGGAAGGGATTAGTGGGTTAGTTTTGATGGATGAAGATTCAAATGCGATAGTGAATAGGGCTTTTGAGAGAAAGAATGATTGTGAATTGAAGAAGGATGATGCACGCGAGGAAGGGAAAAGTGGGCTATCCTcggttttggttaaaaatgttGAGGGAGGAGATGTTAACATCTCATTGCATCCAGTTGTAGTTGATGGTGATATTAAATGTAAGGTTGAAGCGGAAAAACCTTTTAGGAGGTTTACCAGGTCAGCATTGAAACCGAAGATAGAGACTCTGGATATATCTTCCTCTGATGGGGTTAAAGTTGATGACAGAGGCAGTtcatctgctgctgctgctgctgctgctgccacCACACCTACGAAGATGTTCAGCATTGATGGGTCAAAGAAGTTTCCAACAAAGTTGAAGGATCTTCTTGATTCGGGTATACTTGAGGGACAGAAGGTGAAGTATTTGCGCGGTGCCAAG GTTGTCACTCCTGCTATTTTTGTGCTGCATGCGGGCAGTTCAAACAAGCGTCCACCAGAGTATATTTGCCTGGAGAATGGAAAGACACTCTGTGATGTAATGAACGCATGCAAGAATTCTTCGTTGGATACTTTGGATGAAGCTATTCGGCTTTCTACCGGGTTTTCACCTTCAAAGAAATCTAATTTCTGTTTGAACTGCAGAG GGTCAATTACAGGGGCTGGCTCTAGGAAATCAAAGGTATTGTGTAGTCAATGCTTCGGATTGAAAGATTTTCAAGCTAGCTCAGCTCCAAAAACAGCTAAAAAAGAACG AACAGCAAAACCACATTCAGTTCCAGAGTCCTCTAGCAATTTGTTGAAGTCTAGCCTGTCAGGAACCAAGAGTCAAGGGAGAGTTACAAAAAA agaTATTCGAACACATAAGCTGGTTTTTGAAGAAGAGGTCTTGCCAGATGGAACCGAAGTTGGATATTACTGCCAGGGAAAG AAATTGCTGGCAGGCTACAAGAAGGGATTTGGCATTTTCTGCTCATGCTGCAATTCTGAG GTTAGCCCATCTCAATTTGAAGCTCATGCTGGTTGGGCATCACGTCGAAAGCC TTACCTGAACATTTACACATCCAATGGGGTGTCTCTTCATGAATTAGCAATATCTCTATCAAAAGGTCGGAGGCACTCTATCAAAGAGAATGATGACCTATGCCAGATCTGTAGAGATGGTGGGAAACTTTTGTGTTGTGATGTATGCCCAAGAGCTTTTCACCAAG AATGTCTTTCTCTACCTTCAATTCCTAGGGGTAAATGGTACTGCAAATATTGCCTGAATacttttgagaaagaaaaatttgtGGAGCGTAATGCCAATGCTATAGCAGCAGGAAGGGTTGCAGGAGTTGATCCCATAGAACAGATAACCAGACGATGCATTCGTATTGTTAAAACTTTTGAGGCTGAAGTTGGTGGATGTGTTTTCTGCAG AGGTCATGATTTTGAAAGAACGTTTGGTCCTCGCACTGTGATTATTTGTGATCAG TGTGAGAAGGAGTTCCATGTTGGCTGTTTAAAGGAACATAAGATGCAAGATCTGAAG GAGTTGCCAAAGGGAAAGTGGTTCTGTTGCACAGGGTGTGAAAGAATTCATTCTGCTTTGCAGAAATTGGTTATTCGTGGGGAAGAGAAGCTTCCAGATTCTTCCCTGAATTTTATAAAGAAGCATGAAGAAAGTGCCTCGGAGAGTGGTTGCAGTGATGATGTAAGATGGAGGCTTCTTAGTAAGAAAACAGATTCTTCTGATGTTACTGAAGCCCTACTGTCTGACGCTGTCGCCATTTTCCAT GAGTGCTTTGATCCAATAACTGTGGATAAATCCAAACGTAAACGTGATGACCATGACTTCATCCCATCCATGGTTAAAGG CGGGAACATGAAAGGGCAGGATCTAGGTGGCATGTATTGTGCTGTATTGCTGGTTAA CCATGTGGTAGTGTCAGTGGCAGTTGTTAGAATTTTTGGCCAGGAATTGGCTGAGCTGCCTATAGTTGCAACTAGTGGCAGATGGCAAGGACAG GGTTATTTTCAGACCTTGTTTACTTGCATTGAGAAGCTACTTGGATTTCTCAATGTGAAGAATCTTGTACTTCCTGCAGCTGAAGAAGTCGGATCTATTTGGAAAAACAAATTTGGGTTTGGTGCGATAACTCAAGATGAG CTGATGGAATACAGGAGAAGGTATCAGATAATGGTGTTTCAAGGGGCAATAATGCTGCAAAAGCCAGTCCCCAAGTGCCGAATTGTAGGTAAATCAGAAGGTGGCTGA
- the LOC133699500 gene encoding uncharacterized protein LOC133699500 isoform X1: MANSTDAKDAAMANVRPGHKREFEFAFRARSEIRGYLGRTRSSRVFSSPGNNGSNSYNGKKLKGYGIKKVCQLEKAEKVDVVDLEEAKVESVTPLLSKNGDAGIVEVKEIEEAKEKVVECEERNKGSLLILDKDLKEEGDLCEERNNESVTVLMDGEIEENEVLGSKSGVEVKEGYKDHPCEEGISGLVLMDEDSNAIVNRAFERKNDCELKKDDAREEGKSGLSSVLVKNVEGGDVNISLHPVVVDGDIKCKVEAEKPFRRFTRSALKPKIETLDISSSDGVKVDDRGSSSAAAAAAAATTPTKMFSIDGSKKFPTKLKDLLDSGILEGQKVKYLRGAKVRGPGEKGLHGMVRESGILCFCDDCKGKEVVTPAIFVLHAGSSNKRPPEYICLENGKTLCDVMNACKNSSLDTLDEAIRLSTGFSPSKKSNFCLNCRGSITGAGSRKSKVLCSQCFGLKDFQASSAPKTAKKERTAKPHSVPESSSNLLKSSLSGTKSQGRVTKKDIRTHKLVFEEEVLPDGTEVGYYCQGKKLLAGYKKGFGIFCSCCNSEVSPSQFEAHAGWASRRKPYLNIYTSNGVSLHELAISLSKGRRHSIKENDDLCQICRDGGKLLCCDVCPRAFHQECLSLPSIPRGKWYCKYCLNTFEKEKFVERNANAIAAGRVAGVDPIEQITRRCIRIVKTFEAEVGGCVFCRGHDFERTFGPRTVIICDQCEKEFHVGCLKEHKMQDLKELPKGKWFCCTGCERIHSALQKLVIRGEEKLPDSSLNFIKKHEESASESGCSDDVRWRLLSKKTDSSDVTEALLSDAVAIFHECFDPITVDKSKRKRDDHDFIPSMVKGGNMKGQDLGGMYCAVLLVNHVVVSVAVVRIFGQELAELPIVATSGRWQGQGYFQTLFTCIEKLLGFLNVKNLVLPAAEEVGSIWKNKFGFGAITQDELMEYRRRYQIMVFQGAIMLQKPVPKCRIVGKSEGG; encoded by the exons ATGGCAAACAGTACGGACGCCAAGGATGCGGCTATGGCAAATGTCCGGCCAGGTCACAAACGAGAGTTTGAGTTTGCTTTCAGAGCCCGCTCTGAGATCCGTGGGTATCTGGGCCGGACACGGTCATCTCGGGTCTTCTCGTCTCCAGGTAACAATGGAAGTAACAGTTATAATGGAAAGAAGTTGAAGGGgtatggaattaaaaaggtttgTCAGTTAGAGAAAGCTGAAAAGGTTGATGTTGTTGATTTGGAGGAGGCAAAGGTTGAGTCTGTGACTCCTTTGTTGAGCAAGAATGGCGATGCGGGGATTGTGGAAGTGAAGGAAATTGAAGAAGCGAAGGAAAAAGTGGTTGAATGTGAAGAAAGGAATAAAGGGTCGCTGCTGATTCTGGACAAGGATTTGAAAGAGGAGGGTGATTTGTGTGAGGAAAGGAATAACGAGTCAGTGACAGTTTTGATGGATGGAGAGATTGAAGAAAATGAGGTTTTAGGAAGCAAGAGTGGTGTTGAAGTAAAGGAGGGTTACAAGGATCATCCATGTGAGGAAGGGATTAGTGGGTTAGTTTTGATGGATGAAGATTCAAATGCGATAGTGAATAGGGCTTTTGAGAGAAAGAATGATTGTGAATTGAAGAAGGATGATGCACGCGAGGAAGGGAAAAGTGGGCTATCCTcggttttggttaaaaatgttGAGGGAGGAGATGTTAACATCTCATTGCATCCAGTTGTAGTTGATGGTGATATTAAATGTAAGGTTGAAGCGGAAAAACCTTTTAGGAGGTTTACCAGGTCAGCATTGAAACCGAAGATAGAGACTCTGGATATATCTTCCTCTGATGGGGTTAAAGTTGATGACAGAGGCAGTtcatctgctgctgctgctgctgctgctgccacCACACCTACGAAGATGTTCAGCATTGATGGGTCAAAGAAGTTTCCAACAAAGTTGAAGGATCTTCTTGATTCGGGTATACTTGAGGGACAGAAGGTGAAGTATTTGCGCGGTGCCAAG GTAAGAGGACCTGGAGAGAAAGGGTTGCATGGGATGGTCAGGGAATCGGGAATTTTGTGTTTCTGTGATGATTGCAAGGGAAAAGAA GTTGTCACTCCTGCTATTTTTGTGCTGCATGCGGGCAGTTCAAACAAGCGTCCACCAGAGTATATTTGCCTGGAGAATGGAAAGACACTCTGTGATGTAATGAACGCATGCAAGAATTCTTCGTTGGATACTTTGGATGAAGCTATTCGGCTTTCTACCGGGTTTTCACCTTCAAAGAAATCTAATTTCTGTTTGAACTGCAGAG GGTCAATTACAGGGGCTGGCTCTAGGAAATCAAAGGTATTGTGTAGTCAATGCTTCGGATTGAAAGATTTTCAAGCTAGCTCAGCTCCAAAAACAGCTAAAAAAGAACG AACAGCAAAACCACATTCAGTTCCAGAGTCCTCTAGCAATTTGTTGAAGTCTAGCCTGTCAGGAACCAAGAGTCAAGGGAGAGTTACAAAAAA agaTATTCGAACACATAAGCTGGTTTTTGAAGAAGAGGTCTTGCCAGATGGAACCGAAGTTGGATATTACTGCCAGGGAAAG AAATTGCTGGCAGGCTACAAGAAGGGATTTGGCATTTTCTGCTCATGCTGCAATTCTGAG GTTAGCCCATCTCAATTTGAAGCTCATGCTGGTTGGGCATCACGTCGAAAGCC TTACCTGAACATTTACACATCCAATGGGGTGTCTCTTCATGAATTAGCAATATCTCTATCAAAAGGTCGGAGGCACTCTATCAAAGAGAATGATGACCTATGCCAGATCTGTAGAGATGGTGGGAAACTTTTGTGTTGTGATGTATGCCCAAGAGCTTTTCACCAAG AATGTCTTTCTCTACCTTCAATTCCTAGGGGTAAATGGTACTGCAAATATTGCCTGAATacttttgagaaagaaaaatttgtGGAGCGTAATGCCAATGCTATAGCAGCAGGAAGGGTTGCAGGAGTTGATCCCATAGAACAGATAACCAGACGATGCATTCGTATTGTTAAAACTTTTGAGGCTGAAGTTGGTGGATGTGTTTTCTGCAG AGGTCATGATTTTGAAAGAACGTTTGGTCCTCGCACTGTGATTATTTGTGATCAG TGTGAGAAGGAGTTCCATGTTGGCTGTTTAAAGGAACATAAGATGCAAGATCTGAAG GAGTTGCCAAAGGGAAAGTGGTTCTGTTGCACAGGGTGTGAAAGAATTCATTCTGCTTTGCAGAAATTGGTTATTCGTGGGGAAGAGAAGCTTCCAGATTCTTCCCTGAATTTTATAAAGAAGCATGAAGAAAGTGCCTCGGAGAGTGGTTGCAGTGATGATGTAAGATGGAGGCTTCTTAGTAAGAAAACAGATTCTTCTGATGTTACTGAAGCCCTACTGTCTGACGCTGTCGCCATTTTCCAT GAGTGCTTTGATCCAATAACTGTGGATAAATCCAAACGTAAACGTGATGACCATGACTTCATCCCATCCATGGTTAAAGG CGGGAACATGAAAGGGCAGGATCTAGGTGGCATGTATTGTGCTGTATTGCTGGTTAA CCATGTGGTAGTGTCAGTGGCAGTTGTTAGAATTTTTGGCCAGGAATTGGCTGAGCTGCCTATAGTTGCAACTAGTGGCAGATGGCAAGGACAG GGTTATTTTCAGACCTTGTTTACTTGCATTGAGAAGCTACTTGGATTTCTCAATGTGAAGAATCTTGTACTTCCTGCAGCTGAAGAAGTCGGATCTATTTGGAAAAACAAATTTGGGTTTGGTGCGATAACTCAAGATGAG CTGATGGAATACAGGAGAAGGTATCAGATAATGGTGTTTCAAGGGGCAATAATGCTGCAAAAGCCAGTCCCCAAGTGCCGAATTGTAGGTAAATCAGAAGGTGGCTGA
- the LOC133698766 gene encoding cyclin-dependent kinases regulatory subunit 1-like, with the protein MGQIQYSEKYLDDTFEYRHVVLPPEVAKLLIKNRLLSENEWRAIGVQQSRGWVHYAIHRPEPHIMLFRRPLNYQQQQQDQALVK; encoded by the exons ATGGGTCAGATCCAGTACTCCGAGAAGTATTTAGATGACACTTTTGAGTACAg GCATGTGGTGCTTCCTCCTGAAGTCGCTAAACTTCTCATTAAGAATCGCCTTCTCTCTGAA AATGAGTGGCGAGCGATTGGAGTTCAGCAGAGCCGAGGGTGGGTCCATTATGCGATTCATCGCCCGGAGCCACACATCATGCTGTTCAGGAGGCCTTTGAAttatcagcagcagcagcaggatcAAGCTCTTGTCAAgtga